A single region of the Pontibacter kalidii genome encodes:
- a CDS encoding arylsulfatase — translation MKLSTSSIFILLVLAISSCRTAAPETEGTIAAKPNIVFILADDLGYGDIEPYGQRNIKTPHLQKMAEQGRLYTQFYAGSTVCAPSRAALMTGQHTGHTYIRGNGEVPMRATEATLPKLLQQSGYTTGMVGKWGLGLEGSTGVPEKQGWDFFTGHLHHLEGHKQKADSLWRLANGKSTKVPVPQGSFVNDIFTEDALAFIENQKQHPFFLYVSYTLPHAELKVQDEYMQSYLTADGQSVFAPESAQPAGKWYGEQPYTKAAYAAMVTAVDAYVGQIMQKLEQQGLADNTLVIFASDNGTHIEGGRTLADAMEFFQSSGPLRGVKRDLYEGGIRIPFIAYWKGKVQPGSTSAHIGAFWDVLPTFTQLAGSAAPESIDGISFVPDLLGQEEQPQHEALYWEFGEGGFKQAVREDDWKAIRFYKNGQPERTELYNLKTDIGEQNNLAAANPEKVKELEQLMEQMRTPAENPLFQIK, via the coding sequence ATGAAATTGTCTACGAGCAGTATTTTTATACTTTTAGTCCTGGCCATATCCTCCTGCCGCACCGCAGCGCCTGAAACTGAAGGAACAATCGCTGCAAAACCAAACATCGTTTTTATACTGGCCGATGACCTGGGCTATGGCGACATAGAACCCTACGGGCAGCGCAACATTAAAACTCCTCACCTCCAGAAAATGGCGGAGCAAGGCCGGCTGTACACGCAGTTTTATGCCGGCTCTACGGTTTGCGCTCCTTCCAGAGCCGCGCTCATGACAGGGCAGCACACGGGCCATACGTACATCCGGGGGAATGGCGAGGTGCCCATGCGCGCCACAGAGGCCACGCTGCCAAAGCTGTTGCAGCAAAGCGGTTACACGACCGGTATGGTAGGCAAATGGGGCCTGGGGCTGGAAGGCTCTACCGGGGTGCCGGAGAAGCAAGGCTGGGATTTCTTTACCGGCCATCTGCACCACCTGGAGGGGCACAAGCAAAAAGCAGATTCCCTGTGGCGGCTGGCCAACGGAAAAAGCACCAAAGTGCCGGTGCCCCAAGGTAGTTTTGTGAACGACATTTTCACGGAGGATGCGCTGGCTTTTATTGAGAACCAGAAGCAGCATCCGTTCTTCCTCTACGTGTCTTATACTCTGCCGCATGCCGAGCTGAAGGTGCAGGACGAGTACATGCAGTCCTACCTTACGGCAGATGGGCAGAGTGTTTTTGCCCCCGAATCGGCGCAGCCGGCAGGGAAGTGGTATGGGGAGCAGCCTTACACAAAAGCAGCCTATGCTGCCATGGTAACCGCTGTGGATGCCTACGTAGGCCAGATCATGCAGAAACTGGAGCAGCAGGGGCTGGCTGATAATACCCTCGTGATCTTTGCCAGCGACAACGGCACCCATATAGAAGGCGGCCGCACCCTGGCCGATGCCATGGAGTTCTTCCAGAGCAGCGGCCCTTTGCGCGGTGTGAAGCGCGACCTCTATGAAGGCGGCATCCGCATTCCGTTCATCGCCTACTGGAAAGGTAAAGTACAGCCCGGTAGTACCAGCGCGCACATCGGCGCTTTCTGGGACGTGCTCCCCACCTTCACCCAACTGGCCGGAAGCGCTGCCCCCGAAAGTATAGACGGTATCTCTTTTGTGCCGGATCTGCTGGGCCAGGAAGAGCAGCCACAGCACGAGGCACTGTACTGGGAGTTTGGCGAGGGTGGCTTTAAGCAGGCCGTGCGGGAGGATGACTGGAAAGCCATCCGTTTCTACAAAAACGGACAGCCGGAGCGCACCGAGCTCTACAACCTAAAAACGGACATCGGGGAGCAAAACAACCTGGCCGCCGCTAACCCCGAGAAGGTAAAGGAACTGGAGCAACTCATGGAGCAGATGCGCACGCCTGCCGAGAACCCATTGTTTCAGATTAAGTAA